The following nucleotide sequence is from Salvia miltiorrhiza cultivar Shanhuang (shh) chromosome 7, IMPLAD_Smil_shh, whole genome shotgun sequence.
TCGTTGTTATGAATCTTTTTGTAATTCACATTTCAATAGCGAATTTTTTCGCCCTGAGGCATCTACaagttatatttataatttgtatAAAAATTATCTCTGTTGTTCATATTTTCTTTGCTATTAACCGTTGTTGCAACTATCGTTACAACATTTTCACAACAACAAAGAAGATATCCATTTTTGACAGCAACATTTCTTTCATGTTCACTTATATTCTGCCAACAAATCTTATTCCCAAACTGCGTCATTTGTTTGTTCGTTTAGATCATTGATAATGGTGTTTTTTCACAGTGGATATCACATCAATGCtacattaatatttatttattccaaACTTTATATTAAACTCCTTTTACAATtaaatttgtttgaatttaACTATTCATGAATCACactatcataattttttttttttttaagtttgaaTATTGTGGAGAACAAAATTTTGCCACATCAATTTAATACAACAGTTCGGGCATTTTAATTGATTTGTTTGtagatttttattaatattttcttaaattttaataGCTTTGTTCgttgtatatattttttcatagaTCTTGGATATTTAGAGTTGGTTGGGCTCGATAAAATAGATATTCGAAAAAAAATCGGGTCTAAAAAGCTTGTCCAGACGGCCCGCCAGGCCGACTGGGCTTTGGGGCTAAAAAATTCGGGGTTTGGGGCTTTTTGGCCGCTcgatttttgtaattattaatttatactccatccgtccacgaaataaactcttATTTACCCATAAAAATTTGTCCCCAAAATAAACTCAtactctgttttttttttactattacaCCCTCCCTTATTTCCTATGTTTACTATCATTTGCCATTAATGCGCTCACCCCAAATAATTAATCCAACCCAATTACACAACCCTAATCACGCAACTCTATCTCATTCTCACTCACTGTTACTCTCCGCTATTCATCTTTTCTACTCGGTCCAAATTGTTACTCATCCTCTCTTTCTCCAATTCCAACTTATTCGTCAAAGATGGAGACTGATTCAGTGGAGATGGTGCCAGAATCGTTATTCACGGCCTTGGAATATAAACCAGAGAGTTTTCCACTATCTGAATCCGCAAAATTCACCATCGATCTAAAACAATGGTGCCGAAAAAGTCGACCCGACCTCAACTGAGGCTGTCTTGCCTATATTGTTGCACGTCGATTTTTTATGTTAGCTGTCGGCACGAGACAGAGCAATTGACCCGCCACCGTGGTACGATTTCTATAGACACCTCTATTGTTACACAGATGTAGTAGAGAATAATACAATTCTTGGTGTATAGAAGTTATGTGTATGATAGGAATGATAGAGTAATGTGATAGACACCTCCGTTGTAAATTAACCTCTATTgttgtattttttattgtaaGTTAATGATAGGAATGATAGAATTATGTGTATGCAGATGGGTGTCATGCTCATTTCAATATTCCTAGAGAGAGAATAtgtaattatcatatttatattgGTTTGACGAAGGAGTCTTAGGTAACTCTGTAAAGGCTCTCTCTGTATTGACGGAAAGTCAAgggtgaagattgaagatgatCAAGGACATTGGAGCGGAGCAGGTTGTTCTTTGTCCGATTAACATTAATTTTTCAACTGCTAATTTTTTGTATTGAGTCAACATTCTAAGTACAGTTTATAGATAGGTGTATTAATATTAGACAGCTAATATGTAAAGATTGATCACCAATTGATCTTATATTGTAACGTGTAATAATGATGATCATAGTGGATTTGGCCATGAGACACTCAcgttttgaatttatttaaccTGTCAAAAAATAAAACTGTGTGTTATTCTTTTTCGCTgcatattaaatttatattagtaacattttatttattaacattCCTATCAATATTACCTCACACAAATTACATAAATAGCCTATTTATGGTAATTTGAATACTAaactttttcaaaaaataatgaTAACATGTTacttcttatatatatatatattaacgatTATCATATTGTACCTATACTTTGATGAATATCATGTTGTACTTATCAAATAAAAGTCATACGGAAGGACGTAAAAGAAATGGAATTGTTATTTTAGCTAggttatataattataaatcacaAAAACTCCTGTGAAATCAGTTTCATGGTGAAAATCGGTTTCACAATGAcatacttcaacatacaaatgacactttataattataaagtgtcatttatatgttgaagtagtgtcattgtgaagTCGGTTTCAACATGAAACCGATTTCACAAGAGACCACctgattataaattatttttggtaTGATAATGTGATATTACAATTATTTTTGAGTGGACTTAAAAAATATTTGCATTGTCCACTAagattaaaaaagaaagaaaaagaaaaccttAAAATTAGCCacaattactattttacccttcatataaaaactaaaaaaatatccactagttttttggttgtgaatttgagtttttgagctactattcacaaccaataacATTTATAGTTGttaattcaagctttaaaacttgaatatACAATTATTGAATTCAAGCttaaaaattcgaattcacaattaacaCTAGGGCtggaaaatcgggtacccgcgggtaccctacccgcaaaatgcgggtacccgcgggacgaAAACCGCCGAAAAGggcaccctcacccgaccctcttcatcgatgcgggtacccgaatacccgcagcggatacccgctgcgggtatgagggtaccctcacagtcccgcgattttgattttaattgtaattttgcgggtatttcgtcccgcgagagggtatttcgtcccgcatttcacaaaaaaaaattgaaaatatcctttCTATTTAGAGTGAATGAAAGAGGTCAATCAAAAGCAATGAGATGATTCCAGGATCCGAGAATTGATGAACACAATAGGGTTCTTAACAATCAAAAGAGGGGAAATCGGAAATTTTCAATCGCAAGGAAAATCCGACCCCAAACAACGCCAATCGCAGCAAAATCTCACTGAGAAGTTACGAATCAaaagtagggatggcaacgggccggatctggaccgggtctggtcaataccagatccagatccgttttcatatatcagatccagatctggatccagatccgtggatctgaaaaatTTGGATCCAATCCAGATCcgccagatccgcggatccacgggtccagatccatggatctactatttttaaattaaaaaaaatcacaaaattaacATCTAATTTTCATCATCAAAAATTCTCCATCAAAACTTCATGAATTATAGATGATGAATAGATTATTCAATTACATCATCAAGCTATCAAAGGAAAAAGTTCAAATAAAGATCAACATATGATTTTACCAAGAAAATTCCAGCATCACAAGATTTATGAGTTGACGAATAAATACACAAGGCTCTTATTTCGGAAAAATAACTCTTTGCCAAATAATAATGTAATGTCTAATAACTCTGGCGGTGACATGATTTCCTGAATCTGCCACAAATGTCCAACAAAGCCAAAGAGCTTCAGCAAAGCTACTGTCACTTACAGCATATAATGCCAAGCCTCCAAATCCAATGAGGAACAGGGTCGCAAAGAGTAGTGCGTCGGAGATGGAGATGGGCAGCAGCCGCAGCACGCAGAGTCGCACCGGCGAACTGGAGAAGGTCTGAAGGTGTCGGTCGAAGTGGAGTGCTTCGAGAGCTCCGAGAAGGTGGCTGGCGAGCTGGAGCTGGAGTGGTCCGAGAAGGGAAAGAGGGGCGGCGCCGCGGCGGGCGAACTGGAGGAGGATGGGCGTGTGTCGTGTCTGCTGCAACTGCCTGCTACTGTCCCCACCTTCGCCGGCGGCTGGCGGGCGAATTGGTGAGGCGGCGGGCGGGCGAGGGAGTGAGGGAGAGTGGCTGAGGCGGCGGAGTGAGAGATTGGGAGAAGAACCGAGAGTGGAGAATTAGAGTTGGAAAGTAGGGTTTCAGTTTTTAAagttattctaatttttctattattttaattttttaatatatctaatactattaataaaataaatataaaaaataaataatatattttaaataaaatcggatccatgggtcggatctgggccggattcggatctcaaatttcaagattcagatccagatccgttttagaaagtgagatccagatccggatccagatccgtggatccaaaaaattgagatccagatccgtaaaatcggatctggatccacggatctggaccgggtccaggatccactgccatcTCTAATCAAAAGCAGTAAACACAATTACCTGGACAATGCTGAGCATCAATCGCCTTGAACGCGAAATCGACGCGGGAGCCTGACGAAGGGGAGGTGAGGGAGAGCGAATGCCAGCTGCCGATGTCGACGATGCGGAGGAGGGAGAGATCAAAGTAGCGACGTGCCGGGTGGCGACGGCAGTCAGCACAGCAGCGTCGAGGGGGTGGCGACGGGCCGGCGCGGGgcagcggcggcgacggcgaaGTCGAGAAGGGAGAGAGTCGAGAGCCAAGGCAGCGGCCAGGCCCAGGGCAGCAGGAACGAAATAGGGGAAAAATTAGGGCTAGGAGAGTTTTGGGGGTTTAATTCCTAaaaacctaaataaaattattaattttaattttataattgttaaATTTGCGGGTAgtgcgggtatccgcgggtatacCCGAGGGTACCCTCTACCCGCAATTTTCGAGGATCCaatacccgcacccgaccctccacccgaattttgcgggtatcgggtacccgatacccgcgcgggtatcgggacgggtgagggtatacccgatacccgcaacccgattttccacccctaaTTAACACTAActattcaattgtgaattcgaattttaaagcttcaattcacaactaaaaatagtgttggttgtgaattctagaaatagtgctagttgtgaattcgagttttaaagtttgaactcacaactaaaaatagtgtttGTTTGTGAACTCaagctttaaaattcaaattcacaaccaacaatattgctagttgtgaattcaaattttaaaacattgattCAGAACCAACACTAGCGattcaattttaaattcaagAACACTAACAACACAAATGCATCTCAATTTTTGGCCCAATTAAAAAACTCCATAAATCTCTAAATCCTCAACATCATTTtgaaaaatctattttttatttattttttttccaatttgaAAAATCCTCAACATCAGTCGTGGCTCAGTGAGCTTGTTTTCTTGctattcatttatattttgcaTATAAACCATGCTACATTAGCATACCCGCATACTATATAATGAATTTCTACAATTTATTGATTGTTCTTAATTTGTGCGATCTTAAATAACACAATTCAATGTATACATAATTAAATCTGAATTTTTAATGTTAGATATTTCAACACATAAAATGATAATACTAGTACAAACCTACTTATGgtaaattatacaagtaaataTAGTATCATTTCAATCAATGAATATATGAATTATAAACAGAATAAATGTAATTCtgaataaatttataatctatcattttttttatactttttttgaGAGAATTCTATTCTATCATTGTTCCACCCCTAACTTATGTAATTTTTCATATGAATTTACTTTGAAAGACCCGGAAAATCTACTTATACGTCCGTATTTTATAACTGACTTAAAAATTATGACAATTATGAATCGTGAGATCCCCCATCGCCTGGCTCCAAAAGAATTACTCCTTCCATCTTGAATTACTTTGAAAGACCTGAAACAACTACTTATACGCACATGCTCTATAACTGATTTAAAAATTATGGCAGTTATGCGACATGAAATCCCCCATCACCTGGCTCCAAAAGAATTACTCCttcaatctttaaataaatgttATATTGTAAAGTTTTTCTTGTCCCCTTCTAAGTTTCACATTGTGAAAATTTAAAGTAAAATTAAGCTAAACTTCCAATTATACCTATgtctttaatattataattttatccaCTTCATCTTAAAGTTAAGAAATATAATTAAGGGtatacatataaaattatactctttCTTGGTAAGTCTAATTTGTGAATATGGAGAATGTATTTCATAAGGTTGTTTGTGGATAGTATATAGATAGTAATGGATTTTGGATTCGGTTCAGATTTGTAgattcaaattcattttttttaatgaatttggACCTTCTGAAAATAGGACTTGATGGATCTGGAATGAATCTAGATTGAGTAGGTCTGTAAATGAATAGAGCTAGTCGCAAGTTGTTCTGAGATTCGGCTCGAAATAAGCTCATTCGGAGCTTGATAAACGAGTCGAgctcaataattttattgagccATGCTCGACAATAACGGTGTTCAGCTCGTTGAGCTCACAAACATGTTTGGATTCATTTGTCAAGTATGTTCAAAAAACTTTCAATCAAGCCAGTGCACGAGTCTCAAACGagtcaagctcgagctcgattaACAAGTTGATCAAGATCAAGAACATATTTTGAATGTTTTTTAGCCTTTCATGATTTTTTAACGAGCCCGAGCTCAAACACCTGTTATGCGAATACCAAACAAGCTAAGTTTGAGCTCTAACTTGAATACTTCATTATTGAGTATCAACTAAATCGAGCTCGAATTGAACTTGAGTGCGGGAATTAGGAGGCGAGCCAAGGTCGATCTTCAAAATAAAAGCTCGAGTCGAGCTAGAACCctcaaatatttaaatttcatattttaatttgaattgtaATTTTTGAGATTCAGATTCGGTCTACATGGACCATGAATCtagttttaatatttataatatatatgatttttatttttatgtccaAACCTTAATATTGAGTCTATCTACTAATCTTCATATTCAGAAATCTCTAATCCCTCATCTCACAGCCTGATCTCATTCAAGATAAGTATATATTGTTGAATTTGAATATGTCGTGTTGATTGATACTTAGATGATTGtgtattttcataatattttgacttattttaaattatattgtattttttaattgattatgatgtaaaaaaattatttttgaatgaTTATAGGAAAGTCTAAACaattattagtgttattatatattttatttgatttaagatttattttagaagatgaaaaaaatatgaatcCTGGTTTGAAGCCGAAACCCTATGAATTTTATGAATCTAGATTTAGATTTGATTTATGTGGACTATGAATTTGAAGCGAGTTGAGAGTGAAGTGAAAATTTTGAAGTACACGCAGCAAATTGTGATCGGTGGTGCAACAGTATGTTACGTTAGTTGCAGTTGGCGTTGCCGTTGCTGCTCCCCAAATTGATCCCAACTAGAATTTGGAGTGCAGGGCATTTTGGTAATTTGAGAAAGCGCCAGCTAATATAAGCATGACATACGCTGACTTCACCCTTACGGACATGCTTTCTTTCGTCCACTTTATCCCCAATTTACCCCTCCCACCGTCCATCATTTACCAATTCATCTCTTGGATTAATACTAATCAAAAAGGTTTTGTTTTTGACGAAATAGACACACATAGGTGATTGGTTATTTTAACCGCTGCGGTAATTCCAATAGAGGAAGCAAACCTTTCGGAAGAGGAAAACAAGCCATGTTATTGTGTTGGTCCAACTTTTGTTTATTGTATGCGTCAAAgtaagtgagggagagagattgAGTCTTGTTCACGCCACCCAAAtgctatttttcattttattaatttgattcCCCCATTACTATAAAGAAGCCCAACTTTCCCCCTTACCTCTTAACACACCCTCTCTCTTGTTCTTGTGGCTTCTTCACCTCCTAGCCATACATAAACATATTTGCATGTGATGTGTGCATGAACTCTGAAATCAAGAGATGGAAAAAGTGAAGGTGGTGAAAAATGGGGTGTTGAGACTGCCACCTGGGTTCCGGTTTCACCCGACTGACGAAGAGCTGGTGGTACAATACTTGAAGCGCAAGGTGCTCTCCTACCCCGTCCCTGCTTCCATCATCCCCGAAGTCGATGTGTGCAAGTCCGACCCCTGGGATTTACCAGGTAATTAAATCATTAATTAATCTCCACAATTAATTGGGCTAATACATGATGGGTACATGTAGGCGATTCGGAGCAGGAGAGGTACTTCTTCAGCACCAAACAAGTCAAGTACCCCAACGGCAACCGCTCCAACCGCGCCACCGTCTCCGGCTACTGGAAAGCAACCGGTTTGGACAAGCAAATCGTGGGTACGAGGAGCCACCAGGTTGTCGGGATGAAGAAAACCCTCGTCTTCTACAGAGGCAAGCCGCCCAAGGGCTGCCGAACTGATTGGATCATGCATGAATACCGCCTCACTACCAAGGTCTGCTTCACTCAATTCGATCAATTACTACCCTTAATTTACCAACTAATATTTCTACTCTGTCTGCCACCAGGAAACCTGGGTTCTCTGCAGAATattcttcaagaggaggggcgCCCCTCCGCCGCCACCGGTATTCTACGATTTCATGGCCAACTCCAGCTCCGCCTCCGCCGCCAGCGGGATTACTCAGATTTCTTCATCGGAGGATCGCGAAGAAGAAAGCAGTAGCTGCAATAGTTTTCCCTCCACTTCTACAAGGAAGCAGTGTGTATAGAGTGCTCTACTaaacttagatttttttttttttaatcaaataacCAATATCATTAATGCTACGTCTCTGTTTTCTTGCACTCCTTCGTCATTATTTGTGTTTCAAATTAAGCCACTAAACTAAACCGGTCATAATCTTTTGCGGGGTTTCAACTGTTTCACCATGCAAAAAAGCAAAACATGATTCAAGAAAGTTATGTGAAAGCAGAGGATGGGCAAAAGTTAAAGATGGGAAGAAAAGTGGAGCATGTGCAAACACGAAATCTAGCTTACATAGATTCAactttttcgtttttctttaaaataaaggggaaaaaaatagacaagtattttttttacctaGCACGAGAATAAGAACATAATCTTTGCAAGATCGGTACATATATGAGCATGGCATGGGATTCCTTGGAACCTAAAAAAGGCAATTTTTTCAAGAATCGAGTTCCCCAGCAAAGAAATTGAATATTGATAATGCTATGAATTTGGGATTTGGAAATCCTAGTACCCGAATCACAAGCAACGAAATTAGGCTTCTTTTCTTGGGGGAACAGAAATAACTAAACATTGAAAACAGAAGAACAGTAGGTGAGTAGAGTCTTAAAATTAGTGGAAATTCTTCACAAGCAGGCAAGGCAATCATCTCCCACAAGTTATTTCATTATCTAATCACTTTGATTGGCTAAGCCAACCTTTATTTCAATTCTTTGGGCCATCTATGCTACAAAGCCATATCTGATTGGACACAAACAATTAAAAATCagtagtatatatattatacatgtGTGCGCCTAATGGATTTGTTGAAAAATTAGCACAAATTTAGCAAAATGATTCTCCAACATCTTCCAACTACTATAATAAAACTTGACTACTTCATTCTTAATTATAAAAATCGGACCTAATTAAGCACggaaaaaagtatatatattaatgaatTGAATACAATAGTCTAGCGTGTTACGTACAAGCATCGGGCATGCAAGGTCCTCCCCAGTAGTAGTTGACTCACCCTTCAGCATGCGCATATaccaaatatttatttttctacaaCTACTAGTATATGTATATCAGCCCTAATCACACAAGAAGaagaatattatttataaactataagaaaacagaaaaaatcatgatttaaatattttacacTATCGATAGCTATCATTCAATACTAGCTTAAtgttatgtgatgatttgagaaAGGCATACCCATATCCATATGATTGATGAGATCATGCAAAGGAAAATGGAAATAATCCAATTGAGTGACAAGTGGATGCTGGAGGGATTATGGGCGGCATATAGTACAATTAAGAGTGATAATTGTCCAGAATTATTAACCTAATTGCAACAAGGGAAGAAACATCTACAAAAAGggcaaattttgaaaaatataaaaaacacatAGAAACAGAACACTAAAGTATTAAAATTGCCGACCAAACTTCCTTGTGACAGTGGTACAGAATTATCTAAGGCCTGTTGGAGTTCTTCACGTCACCCTTTCTATAAGTTTATATCACTTTTCCATACACATTTCGTTTTCATGTCATGTCTCACAGAAAAGATGGAAGGCAAAGGTGGCATTTTTATTACAAATTCTCCACATAACATTTTCTATTCTTTCTCTACAAAGTATAAAAATCAAATTGTAATTGATGGAATTCACAATTGATAATCAAATTCAGGAAAAATACTAGTACCATTTTATATCCCATGTTTGAATTTTTCTCAAAATTGTACCTTGAGCATGCGAAATTGCAAAGTAATACTCATACAAGTGTTGTTGTTAAAGATTCTACTAtacttgtgaaaaaaaaaagagtcacttttcttttcttgcagCGTCAATTCTAACCAATCTGATCATCAATCGCCGGAATTGAGACCACAACTAAAATCCCTTTACTTGAACTTCAAAGCCCTTTAACCAATTTGACACTGCAGAGTTAGAAATTCGCAAGTGTTCAAGGTGATGAGAAATTATATTGGGGATTTTGCATCtctagaaaaaagaaagaaagtcGACTTTAGTAAAGTATTTGGGGGTATAAAATAGTATTTTAccataataatataattactaGAAAAATCGTACGGCTGACTAATTATGTGTGACGTGGACAGGGGGTTAGTGGTGGGGCACAaacacaaagaaaaaaaaaatagtattagcAATTTAGCATGAGCATACTAGGTGGATGGAGAGAGGGGCAATTTGGTGAATGAGAGGGATGAAGTTGCAGACAAGGAATGTGAACAATTTGCCAATTATGCAAGTTGAACAATTCAACGAGGCACCACTTGCAGTGTTTTTTGTTTGCacaaaaatataagtattttgaGAAGGTTGCTTAGAATCTCTGCAACAGAGACATCTCATTTCTTTAGCCACATTCAAATAAAACGGCCTCTTCATAAATATATAAGTCTACCCAAAGCAAATACTATAAAAGCTGTAGGCCCCCTCTTCATTTCAACTGAAGGATTTCACACGCTGCCTACCTATACCAACCAAGATGATGGGACTATTACTCATCACAGCTTCCCACAATCACAGCCAGATAATTGGATAATATCTTCAAACACTTCTACCTATATGTTTTCCACCACCATATCTGAACCCAaacaacaaataataataatattacaaTCATACCACCGGATACGGGTTCAATCCCGACATAGTAAACCAGCTTCAATATCATAAAAGCGTAGTTAAGAAATTGGACCAGCATATACAAATCATAATCAACATCTCGCTATATTTTTCTGGCATAGAACTGGAAAAGATAGATGATTATCTGCAGCAGGACGGCTAAGGACCGCATAATTAGGTCAACATTATCACACTGAAAAAAAGACATGGATTGAGCGTAGAAACAATAGCTAAGAATGGTTTCCTACATCAGTGATGAAGAAACATGAATTTAGATTCGTAAAATCTCAGCGTTAACATCAGTATCCAGGAAAGAAAGGGACTGGTACCGAATTAAGCTTTCAGTCGTTTTATATCCATCAGCACCAACTTTGTCATCTCTAAGACGGACCACTTATTCAATTGGATAATAAACTTTTCTTCTTCCTGTGAGTGTAAGTGCAATATATTATCCCTTATTGAATCCTCAAATCTAAAGATTGCTTCAGCTAAAGGAGTATCTTATAGTAAAGTCCTAGCAGTCAATGCACAAAGGAATCACGACATTCTTAGAAAAGGCAACCCGATTACATAGATACCACCTTAGTGGAAGATAATGAGAACCTACAAGTACATCTAGAGACCACAGGGATGCTACTGTGAAGGAGTATAGGAGCAAGAACCATCAAGGGCTACTCTTAACGTTTCTTTTGTAAATTACACATACACTTGGAGTGTAAACAAATTTGGATGTGATGAGCTATATAATAAACAAGAGTAGCTGTAGAATTAATGGTTGCAAGTCAAAACAAGACCCAAGGAGACAGATGAAAAATTCTACAAGCTGGTGCACATTGTTGACTTAAACTAACCTATAAAAGGAAAAACCAAGAATATCAAAACATTAGTTATGCGGTTGAGGCACAAAGATGGCAAAACGAATAAGTATTATATATTGCCGCATTACTTTTCCTAGTCCCCTTGTCATGCTTGCTTAGAGCCCTTACTCATTTCGTCTAACCTTGGGGGCTTTGGTTATCCTTGGCAATATTTCCACTACCTTCAGCCCGTGATACTTCCTGGGGAGGTGTCTCAGCGCATGCCCGCAAAACAGCTTCATTCTGAAAAGAAGATACTCAAATTAAGACTTAACACGAGCAACATACCGGTCTACCCCCAAAGCCTTAAGAACGaaacaaagaaagaaaatcagaaCTCAAATTTACTGCAAAATACAAGCCATAACTTAGTTCCTACAGATCAAATAggagattaattatttattgttcaGTGTTTAAATGAATGGTACTGAGCTTCATGTGACGCCAGTAGGGTATTTGATAGGAAAGATAAACTTTCCTTTTCTCTGTGCAGGAAAAATGAAGAAGCAGCCAGAAGTTAAACAGAGAACCTGATATTCTGGGACCGTACTTTATTTGTTTCCATACATATGTTATTAGAATCTGAATGATGTGTGGGTGTCGATTTCCTCGCCCACCCTTGTTAACTCTATTCAGAGTCACGTAGTGTCAGTTGCAGGATGTAGCAGAATTAGCATAGTTGCTCGGGCAGGCCTAGCCTGTAAAGTCAGTGTTTTCTTCTTGGGCAGAGGGTTCTTTTTAACCTTTCTGAGGATTTCCTTTGTTTCAGTTATTGATTCTGTTACTTTGAACTTCCAGTAATACCAAATGAGAGTTTAGTGTTCTTCTTTCACTGTTACTCTGTCACTAGTGCTTCTCAAGTTTATTCAAACTTGAATAGTACCAGTAGACTTCAGGCAGAGACTACTAAAGCTCAATTTGCCAACTTCTGAACATACCCAAGCACAAACATGAGATCAAAGGTTTAAGCAAAATGCTTAACTTAGCTAAGTTAAATTTCACTCAGGACAAGTACCAGGCAACATTACACATGGAACAATATACATGATTTATGCATAAAGCAGTTGGACTATAgaaaaattttaagtttagtagTACAAGAAGTCCATTACAAAGCCAACTAGAGTGCATTAAATGTTTTATGGAATCAAGAAAATAAGATATGTAAGTTATTAGAAAAGGATCAAATGCTGGAAGTGGCTCATGAATCAATAGGGAGGCTGTAGACCCCCCACTCGATgctaaaaaaatggaaaaaatgtcagtcccatttatatttttgttatactGAAATTGATTTCCATAGTTTGTATGGCATTTCGCCTCAACTGTGTCTTCCATATGGAACTTCACCCTCACAAGTCCC
It contains:
- the LOC130991168 gene encoding NAC domain-containing protein 83-like isoform X2 — encoded protein: MEKVKVVKNGVLRLPPGFRFHPTDEELVVQYLKRKVLSYPVPASIIPEVDVCKSDPWDLPGDSEQERYFFSTKQVKYPNGNRSNRATVSGYWKATGLDKQIVGTRSHQVVGMKKTLVFYRGKPPKGCRTDWIMHEYRLTTKETWVLCRIFFKRRGAPPPPPVFYDFMANSSSASAASGITQISSSEDREEESSSCNSFPSTSTRKQCV
- the LOC130991168 gene encoding NAC domain-containing protein 83-like isoform X1 is translated as MEKVKVVKNGVLRLPPGFRFHPTDEELVVQYLKRKVLSYPVPASIIPEVDVCKSDPWDLPGDSEQERYFFSTKQVKYPNGNRSNRATVSGYWKATGLDKQIVGTRSHQVVGMKKTLVFYRGKPPKGCRTDWIMHEYRLTTKVCFTQFDQLLPLIYQLIFLLCLPPGNLGSLQNILQEEGRPSAATGILRFHGQLQLRLRRQRDYSDFFIGGSRRRKQ